A window from Salvelinus sp. IW2-2015 linkage group LG5, ASM291031v2, whole genome shotgun sequence encodes these proteins:
- the LOC111964346 gene encoding complement factor B, whose product MDFSVLWSLSAALLICPLYMGVGVLCAVTCNEESMGMEGGSYTLTRKLEYGSIMIYDCPEGYYPHPALTRACLKSGTWKPPPQRRRLQQCKMIECPNPLVLESGSVLPVQSXYFVNNKTTYECYSGYSLRGSASRVCQTNGKWSGGTPICSRDSGGEDRCADPGIPAGARRSGSSFGIDDKLSYRCDDSLHLLGSKTRVCQENGQWTGTEPKCYYKHTYDTALEITEAFGSAIRESLQLAAPIDDTDQEGKKITIDKAGKLNMYIAMDISDSIAENEFDKARNAVKKLITKVSSFSVSPNYEILFFASDVLEVVNIIDFSGDKRKPLEEVLKDLDNFKYDARDNVGTNLNLAFKTILERMAIQKLRNEKLFTEVHHVLIFFTDGAYNMGGSPENTVAKIRESVYMNNKTERDKYLDVYVFGVGSEIFDEDIXPLVTKRNGEXHYFKVKNAXELEKTFDXIIDESQVVSLCGLHRNYDDTTPNTIRQRYPWMARIDNTHEDGTASKCMGSIVSRRFILTAAHCFKFEDNADNIRVTIGANLVVKGASRIILHPDYNINGKKDDGIKEFYDYDVALIELKDDVNFSIDIRPICIPCTKETSGALRLVGEAITCKQQEQLLFKNPLEDVSFISYDKEQQMDQRSNAKLKLQHQLRDNCIESATQVEGITPLNLKDVVTDNFLCTGGRQPTRDNVACKGDSGGAVFKDYDEYRTIQVGVISWGTEDLCPGGNSDFKQESREKSRDFHINLFKVVPFLKKYLGDEKQDYQPLQFLEN is encoded by the exons ATGGACTTTTCTGTTCTCTGGAGTTTGTCTGCAGCTCTGCTGATATGTCCTCTTTATATGG GTGTAGGTGTTCTGTGTGCAGTCACCTGTAATGAGGAGAGTATGGGCATGGAAGGAGGTAGTTACACTCTCACTAGGAAGCTTGAGTATGGCAGCATTATGATATACGATTGTCCAGAAGGGTACTATCCACATCCTGCTTTAACTCGCGCGTGCCTGAAAAGCGGAACTTGGAAGCCACCACCACAAAGAAGACGTCTTCAACAGTGCAAAA tGATCGAATGCCCCAACCCCTTGGTTTTAGAAAGTGGTTCTGTCTTGCCTGTACAATCGCASTATTTTGTCAACAATAAGACCACGTATGAGTGTTATTCGGGATACTCACTGCGCGGCTCAGCCTCCCGTGTGTGCCAAACCAATGGGAAGTGGAGTGGGGGCACACCCATATGCAGCCGRGACT CAGGAGGTGAAGATCGCTGTGCTGACCCTGGGATTCCAGCAGGTGCTAGGAGGTCTGGTTCCAGTTTTGGCATTGACGACAAATTGTCTTACCGCTGTGACGACAGCTTACATTTGTTGGGGTCAAAGACGCGTGTATGTCAAGAGAATGGCCAATGGACTGGGACTGAGCCTAAATGTTACT ACAAACACACGTATGACACTGCACTGGAGATCACGGAGGCCTTCGGCAGTGCTATCAGAGAGAGCCTTCAGCTGGCAGCGCCCATTG ATGACACAGATCAGGAAGGAAAGAAGATCACAATAGATAAAGCTGGAAAGCTTAACATGTACATTGCTATGGACATATCTGACAGCATTGCGGAGAATGAGTTTGACAAAGCAAGAAATGCTGTCAAGAAACTTATCACAAAG GTTAGCTCCTTTTCAGTCAGCCCAAATTACGAAATCCTTTTCTTTGCTTCTGATGTATTAGAGGTTGTCAACATAATAGATTTTTCTGGAGATAAAAGAAAACCACTTGAGGAAGTCTTGAAGGACTTGGACAACTTTAAATATGATG CTAGAGATAATGTTGGGACCAATCTCAACCTTGCATTTAAAACCATCCTGGAACGCATGGCTATCCAAAAACTACGAAATGAAAAGCTATTCACGGAGGTCCACCATGTCCTCATCTTTTTCACAGATG GTGCTTACAACATGGGGGGTAGCCCTGAAAACACAGTYGCCAAAATTAGGGAATCGGTGTACATGAATAACAAGACAGAACGGGATAAATATCTTG ATGTTTATGTTTTTGGTGTCGGAAGTGAAATTTTTGATGAAGATATCGRGCCACTAGTGACAAAAAGGAACGGCGAGAGSCATTATTTTAAAGTAAAGAATGCTYTTGAATTGGAAAAAACCTTTGATYAGATAATTG ATGAAAGCCAGGTTGTGAGTTTATGCGGACTCCATAGAAACTATGATGACACTACCCCAAACACCATACGMCAAAGATACCCCTGGATGGCACGGAttgacaacaca CATGAGGATGGAACAGCTAGTAAATGCATGGGGTCTATTGTTTCTCGCCGCTTCATCTTGACTGCTGCTCACTGCTTCAAGTTCGAAGACAATGCAGACAATATCCGTGTTACGATTGGGGCAAATCTAG TTGTAAAGGGAGCATCACGTATAATATTACATCCTGATTATAATATCAACGGTAAAAAGGATGACGGGATAAAGGAGTTCTATGATTACGACGTAGCTCTCATCGAACTGAAGGATGATGTAAATTTCTCTATCGACATAAG ACCAATTTGCATCCCTTGCACCAAGGAAACAAGTGGCGCTTTAAGACTGGTAGGAGAGGCTATCACCTGCAAGCAACAAG AACAGCTATTGTTCAAAAATCCATTAGAAGATGTCAGTTTCATTTCATATGATAAGGAGCAACAAATGGATCAACGTAGCAATGCCAAACTAAAGCTTCAGCATCAG TTGAGGGACAATTGTATCGAATCGGCTACTCAGGTAGAAGGCATAACACCACTTAATCTAAAGGATGTTGTGACTGATAACTTCCTGTGCACGGGTGGGAGACAACCTACTAGAGATAATGTTGCCTGCAAAG gtgactCCGGTGGAGCTGTGTTTAAGGACTATGATGAATACCGCACCATCCAG GTTGGAGTGATCAGCTGGGGAACCGAGGACCTGTGCCCTGGTGGTAACAGTGATTTCAAACAGGAGTCGAGRGAAAAGTCCAGAGATTTCCACATCAACCTCTTTAAAGTTGTGCCGTTTCTGAAGAAGTATTTGGgggatgagaaacaagattatcaaCCTCTTCAGTTTTTAGAGaattga